A window of Acinetobacter sp. TR3 contains these coding sequences:
- the rsfS gene encoding ribosome silencing factor: protein MNLEPSPSASNSHDLKIKTANKDVHACLKVVHEALTDVKAKDILELDVSSISNVADAIVIASGTSTRHVKALADNVADEARKAGFRPIGVEGERDAEWILIDLGFVVVHVMLPTARKFYDLESLWRAPESVA from the coding sequence ATGAATTTAGAACCATCGCCCAGCGCTTCTAATTCTCACGACCTAAAAATCAAAACAGCAAACAAAGATGTACATGCTTGTTTAAAAGTTGTACATGAAGCCCTTACTGATGTAAAAGCCAAAGATATTCTAGAACTTGATGTAAGTTCTATTAGCAATGTTGCCGATGCAATTGTGATTGCAAGCGGAACATCTACTCGTCATGTCAAAGCACTTGCTGACAATGTTGCTGATGAAGCACGTAAAGCAGGTTTTCGCCCAATTGGTGTTGAGGGTGAACGAGATGCTGAATGGATCCTAATTGATCTAGGGTTCGTTGTTGTACACGTTATGCTACCTACCGCCCGTAAGTTCTATGACTTAGAAAGTTTATGGCGTGCACCAGAATCAGTAGCGTAA
- a CDS encoding ammonium transporter, whose translation MKNIVLILPFLLFLSSASFAETAPNIQEIRLSLDSVWVVVGGILVFFMQAGFALIESGSVRSKNTVNVLMKNYMDTCIGGIIFWLFGFGLMFGLNQTGWIGWGYFMPSQLDDWHWNLLFFQMMFAATATTIASGAMAERIHFVAYVVSAIFVSGVIYPIFGSWAWGGLFGGDGWLKALGFIDFAGSTVVHSIGGWVALAGIIVLGPRLGRFGRKGQSHFLAGHNLPLVALGGFILWFAWFGFNAASTVAASVSIGRIVLNTHLAACAAASTYMILALLQSKAVLMRHTINASLAGLVAITAGCATMSPPFAIITGAIAGLLITFVPQFIEKMQLDDVVDAVTVHGVCGAWGTLAAGIFFEKSLFNLDIILVQALGVGAALIWGFGASFIMFKLLDKLLGGLRVSQQHEQRGLDYTEHAELSYPEFQRDVTFETENITHRH comes from the coding sequence ATGAAAAATATCGTATTGATTTTGCCATTTTTATTGTTTCTCTCTTCCGCTTCTTTTGCTGAAACTGCACCTAATATTCAAGAAATTCGCCTTTCCTTGGATAGCGTGTGGGTGGTTGTTGGTGGAATTTTAGTTTTCTTTATGCAAGCAGGATTTGCTTTAATTGAAAGTGGATCTGTTCGTAGTAAGAATACCGTTAATGTTCTTATGAAAAATTATATGGACACCTGTATAGGCGGTATCATTTTCTGGCTATTTGGTTTTGGTTTGATGTTCGGTTTAAATCAAACAGGCTGGATAGGGTGGGGATATTTTATGCCGAGTCAATTAGATGACTGGCATTGGAATTTATTGTTTTTCCAAATGATGTTTGCAGCAACAGCAACCACGATTGCAAGTGGTGCGATGGCGGAGCGAATACATTTTGTGGCTTATGTGGTGAGTGCCATCTTTGTCAGTGGTGTGATTTATCCGATATTTGGAAGTTGGGCTTGGGGGGGATTGTTTGGTGGAGATGGTTGGTTAAAAGCTCTGGGTTTTATTGATTTTGCAGGTTCAACCGTCGTGCATTCAATTGGTGGTTGGGTGGCACTGGCAGGCATTATCGTGTTAGGACCACGTTTAGGTCGTTTTGGTCGCAAAGGGCAAAGTCATTTTTTAGCAGGACATAACTTACCTCTCGTTGCATTAGGCGGCTTTATTTTGTGGTTTGCTTGGTTCGGTTTTAATGCCGCTTCAACCGTTGCAGCCAGTGTTAGTATTGGGCGTATTGTACTGAATACACATCTTGCTGCGTGTGCTGCGGCTTCAACTTACATGATTCTTGCACTGCTTCAATCAAAAGCAGTCTTGATGCGTCATACGATTAATGCATCATTAGCGGGCCTAGTCGCAATTACGGCAGGATGTGCCACAATGTCACCGCCGTTTGCGATTATCACAGGAGCAATCGCGGGATTATTAATTACCTTTGTTCCACAATTTATAGAAAAGATGCAATTAGATGATGTTGTGGATGCAGTGACTGTTCATGGTGTTTGTGGTGCATGGGGGACATTAGCTGCAGGTATTTTCTTTGAAAAATCACTATTTAATTTAGATATTATTCTTGTTCAAGCCTTAGGTGTGGGGGCTGCATTAATTTGGGGATTTGGTGCATCTTTTATTATGTTTAAATTACTTGATAAGCTCTTAGGTGGTTTGCGAGTTTCACAACAACATGAACAACGTGGTTTAGACTACACAGAACATGCGGAATTATCTTATCCTGAGTTTCAAAGAGATGTAACTTTTGAGACTGAAAATATCACTCATCGGCATTAA